Genomic DNA from Acipenser ruthenus chromosome 4, fAciRut3.2 maternal haplotype, whole genome shotgun sequence:
TTATCTACAATTACCCATGGCGTTCCataatattttctttatacatgctACCGCTGGGAGGAAATATTTTGTAAACACAGAGTACATTTACAAagttatgcagatgacacacagctTTATATTTCTGTGAAACCTGGAGATACCTCTGCAGTCTCTGGTTTAATTGAGTGTCTGAATGATGTAAAAATCTGGATGTCTCAAATTCTTTTGCAGTTAAACTCAGATAAGACAGAAGTTTTGATTTTGGGTTCTCAGCAACAACTGGAATTTGCCAATTCTCTAAAAATAGAATTCAGCCATTTAAATTCAAACCCAAAATCAGAGGCCACACATTTGGGATTCATATTTGATTCTGATTTGTTTTGAGGCACATATCCATGTCACCAGTGTCTTTTTATCACCTACGAAATATTGCAAAGATTAGATCTAGTAGCAGATagttttcttaaagaaaaaaaagcaatacatttaaatacaatctcAAAAAATCTCACTTGATTCTTATGAAACACCACCCCTAAATGTGGTTAATTTGAAATATTGGTTGCCAAACTAGTCAATTATTTCAGTAAGCTCTATAAACATTTGGTGCAGACAGCACACTTTGGCACACAAGGTCTTGATCTTTTAAAATCAATTGAAGGAATACATTATGAAATCTACATGTTCATATTTTTTCTGACCCCTCCCCCCCAGAAAACACCACACACAACTGACAAAAACTAGATTTATACTTTAGTTAACTGATGGTGTTGGATTTAGAAGAAAATATTATTGAATTTCCCACATTACTTcgtatgtatttataaaataacatACCAGGATCAAGATCCTTTTtataatcttttatttaaaaagattttATTACAAAACACATGTAACTGGTAACCAGTGCAAGCTTTGGAAAACTGGAACCTCGAGATTTCAGAAACACACTTGGCAGTTTTTATTTCCTTTACTTAACACATTCAGTTCATATACATTCATTACCAACCATTTGCACAACTTTAAAGGTTACAGCTGTTATACAGCAACTGCATTGCaccgccccccctccccccaaaaaaaccaaaaaaacaaaacctatacCTTTAGTTTTGCTTACTGCATTATTTTTCTTAAGTCACATGTAACCTCTACCAGTAGATTCTTTACAGTTCATCTTTACTTCTCTCTGACAGAAGTGTTGCATGCTCTTTCAAAAACTTGCTCAAGCTTTCGACGTCTCGAGTTCCACCTTCAAATTTGACAGGGTTCTGTTTGTTGTTGCTGGGTGCAAAGTAAATAGTGGGGAATCCTTCTACTTTGTAGTTATCATTAGGTATGTCATTGGCAGTGGAATCCATCTTGGCAATAACTAGATTTTTCTCATGCTTGTACTTCTTTCCCAATTCATTATATTCTGGCTCCAGTTGTTTGCAGTGCCCACACCACGGTGCGTAGAACTCAATGAGGACATCTTTCTTTTTATCCAGGACGATTTCCTCAAAGGTTTTTCCCACAACCACCTTCACTGGGCCTTTGTTGCTCTTGGGCACTGGTTGAGATTTCACAACAGCTTTTAATTTtcctacagaaaaaaataacataaccCATAAGCAGTCAATAAATTAAAAGGGTTTATGGCCACAtacaattgttattatttgttttaaatatcagTTTGCAGACAGCACCTGGCTTTTATAAAGACACAGTGATAAATGGTTTCAGGGTGTGAGGAGGTTTGCGGCCTGCAGCTAATACCACCTTTGGTATATGAAAAAGTGGTTTGTCTAAAATTACTCGATAAAGCCAAGTGGCTAATTTCCTGCAGTTATAATTACCTTAAGAATGCTTACCAACagaaaattaaattacatttacttGTTTTATATAAACTTTATAGAAGctcaatcaatttttttttttttttttttttcaaaaaaagaagaaaaaaaaaaaagaaaatcagctGAAGTAcataaaacagactttttttttgtaaccacaAACATCTCTCCCTTTTGGCGAGAATTGGAAACTCAAGTTCCGATTGCTGCAATTCTCGTATCTATGGACAAGCATGGCTTTATAGATACAGCTCAACAGTACGGTTGCATACAACAACTAATTAAATAAGATCATACCTTTCTTGAATGCCATGACAAACTCCCTCAGAACATCTGAATCAAATTCTTCAGGTTCCATGCTGTATTTCTTGCCTCCATCTCCCAGAATTCCAACATTCACCTCCTCCCCACTATCACTCAGGCCCAGTGCTTTCAGCTCTTCTGCATAGTCCTCCTCGTCAGCTATTACAAATGTGTATTCTGGGAAATCATGGGCTACCTCCAAAACTTTGTTACGCCAGAACTGAGTGGCTGGAAGAATGAAAAAACACAGTGATAATTACTATATAGAGGAATGGGCTTACTGGCTGATAGGGTCACTGACCTCAAAATATATATGTTCTACTTTATTTGCTGCAACAGACAATGCCCCAAAGCACTGAATTTAAATGAATACCGTAAAATGTATGAAAAACTTAATGCAGTATTTCTATTATCTTCTTAAAATATAATGTATGTATCTTTCAGAATGCACATAATACAGAACATCTGTATGTACACACACTCACCAACACGATAATCATAGCTGAAGTCAACACCATAGTAAATAACAACCATTGGACGTTTGGTGTATCTCTTGCCATCGTTACTCTGCTTCCTATGTCCAACCAATGGCAGGGTATGTTTGTCAATGAACTCCTTCACTTCTGCCTCGGTGGTGGAttcctatgaaaaaaaaaaaaaaaaaagttagattaCTTTCTCCTTGAaatcatggcagcagtgtggagtagtggttagggctctggactcttgaccggagggttgtgggttcaatccccagtgggggacactgctgttgtacccttgagcaaggtactttacctagattgctcccgtaaaaacccaactgtataaatgggtaattgtatgtgaaataatgtatagtgtgatatcttgtaacaattgtaagtcgccctggataagggcgtctgctaagaaataaataataataataataatggcatttCTAGCTCCCCTCTTCTCCATTGTATCTGCCTTATTTTCAGTTAGTTTTCCTTCCATAACAAACACAGGGAGATTTTAAAGTCACTTGATCCAGTTGAATAAATATTATGCACACTTACTTTAATAGTTAAGATATAGGATTTGGGTTCAAATTTGGAATGGAATTTTTCAGGTTGCATCATGACCACTTGTCCTGCAGAAGCTTTCAAATACTTTGCGATTTCATTACTGAAGGTGTGGTGGAACTTGTAGTCTTCTCTCAGGTTGTTGCCTAAGAAGCAAATGGGAATACATCAAACTTAGCATATATTTCTATAAAATACTCCACAGTAGTTAACATCAAGGCAATATACCTCAGTACAACTGGAAGCTAGACATTCTGGGGCCACAGTTTGAATTTAAACCTTCCCGAATCAAAAAGTATTGAAAAAAACTTTAACATACCTGATCTAAAGCATCTATAATGTTCCACATTTATTGTGAGACTTCCATTACAAGACTTTCAGAAGCTTCATATACTTACATGTATTTCGGTAAAGTTCCAGAGCAGCATCCTGATCATCAGCAAAGACACCAACAATAATGACATCATCCCCGTCCTTAACAAATTCCTGTATCTGCTTTACAGCCTGGATGTGTTTGGTAGGAGGCCCAGCCTGCTCAATCATATAATCCACAATGCCttaaaaaaaaggagggggggaaGAAGAGAGAGAATTAATACATGCAAGTATTGATTTATTCACTCAATTACAGGCAGTTGTAGATGGTGTCAAAAGGGAACTGCTTCTATGAcccaatagaaaacaaaacaaaaaacagcagataGTTTTAATTTAGAAACTACAGGTCCTATTCCTTAAACTTTTAACTCTGTATACTTTATCCATTCTTAAACATTTAACTAATATgctaaatgaagaaataaaaatgacagtggGATGATCATTTTCATTCATCTTCCAGAAACATTCTAGAAGGTTCTGTTGCTAAAGACATTACCATGCTTTTCTCTTGGTCCATTGTATTCAAATGCTTTGCCCTTTCGGAAGATCTTCAGTGTTGGGTAACCAGAGACTTCAAACCGTGTGGCAACCTCAGATTCTACCGTAGCATCAACCTTCGCCAGTGGAATGGGTGGAGTGCGCTTGCTGAGCTCCTTGGCAGCCTTTTCATACTCCGGAGCGAGCTGCTTACAGTGTCCACACCTGTGATAACAGCAGCAGTCAAATATCCACCACACAAATGAGCAAGACAGTCAAACTACCTATATAACAATGAACAATGCACAAAAACAAGGACTGACCGGCCTATTCTTCCTGCAAACCAAACAGAATGGCTGCATTACAGGAGGGATATAGGGACACTGCATTGAGAGTTCAATGCCCTGTTTACCAAGgcatgtattttaaaaacttcaCAAGTTGGGGTTAACACAGTggaaatactgtttttaaaagttgtCCTCACTGCCTTGTGCGGCTGATgtgaaggtatttttttgttgtgcTGATATAATCCAATCACATAGTTTTACACAATCATTTTCAAATCTTGGTAGGGGCTCTCTaaagtcatttcttttttttattgttgactTATTTTAAGAGTAGCCTACCCAGGCCACATACCGCTGTCATAGTACAGCTGCATAGCATACAATCTGGGCAACAATAGTTTTCAGTGTTTCTTTAAATGCCCATAAAATCTTTGTGCATTATAAATGggtattgtatttgttatttctcAGC
This window encodes:
- the LOC117399571 gene encoding protein disulfide-isomerase A4-like, whose amino-acid sequence is MKGKKALLLLALLGIAQLTSFARCEENDATEEEEEDGEQEDGEDEDEEEDTDTDAKEENGVLILTDSNFDTFVADKDTVLVEFYAPWCGHCKQFVPEYEKIAQTLKENDPPIPVAKVDATAETALGSRFEVRGYPTFKILKKGQPVDYDGDRSEKAIVAKVKEVAQPDWAPPPEVTMVLTNDNFDEVVNEADIILVEFYAPWCGHCKQLAPEYEKAAKELSKRTPPIPLAKVDATVESEVATRFEVSGYPTLKIFRKGKAFEYNGPREKHGIVDYMIEQAGPPTKHIQAVKQIQEFVKDGDDVIIVGVFADDQDAALELYRNTCNNLREDYKFHHTFSNEIAKYLKASAGQVVMMQPEKFHSKFEPKSYILTIKESTTEAEVKEFIDKHTLPLVGHRKQSNDGKRYTKRPMVVIYYGVDFSYDYRVATQFWRNKVLEVAHDFPEYTFVIADEEDYAEELKALGLSDSGEEVNVGILGDGGKKYSMEPEEFDSDVLREFVMAFKKGKLKAVVKSQPVPKSNKGPVKVVVGKTFEEIVLDKKKDVLIEFYAPWCGHCKQLEPEYNELGKKYKHEKNLVIAKMDSTANDIPNDNYKVEGFPTIYFAPSNNKQNPVKFEGGTRDVESLSKFLKEHATLLSERSKDEL